In the genome of Acidobacteriota bacterium, one region contains:
- a CDS encoding type II secretion system F family protein, whose protein sequence is MLTTLLPFVLLIVILLAGLWLARNHEGKRLRQLRDRLHLIEESETRAERPSLKLLRDDLLSEIPILHRWLSQRRLGARLRTWLQQAGMTLRPGKYLLLVAGVGAVGGLVARLALPGWEFLVGLGVGMWLPYALVAYRRGRRLAQFTAQFPSAIDLLVRASRAGHPPNASFELIANEMPEPIAGEFRQVFEQQRFGLPLRDCLLNLAQRVPVVDVQFFAITVIVQSESGGNLAEILEKLAGIIRERFQLQRQVKIHTAQGRMTLWVLMGLAPLLLLTMLGLSHDFVMPLLTDPLGRMMLTVGVVLQLIGLYWLKKIIAFEV, encoded by the coding sequence ATGTTGACTACACTGCTCCCCTTTGTCTTGCTGATTGTGATCCTGCTGGCGGGCCTGTGGCTGGCGCGGAACCATGAAGGCAAGCGGCTGCGGCAGTTGCGCGACCGCTTGCACCTGATCGAGGAGTCGGAGACACGGGCGGAACGGCCGAGCCTGAAGCTACTGCGCGACGACCTGCTCAGCGAGATCCCGATTTTGCACCGCTGGCTGAGCCAGCGGCGGCTGGGGGCGCGGCTGCGCACCTGGCTGCAGCAGGCGGGGATGACGCTGCGTCCGGGCAAATACCTGTTGTTGGTGGCTGGGGTAGGAGCGGTGGGAGGGCTGGTAGCGCGGCTGGCGCTGCCGGGCTGGGAGTTTCTGGTAGGGCTGGGGGTAGGGATGTGGCTGCCCTATGCGCTGGTGGCATACCGGCGCGGGCGGCGGCTGGCGCAATTTACCGCCCAGTTCCCTTCCGCCATTGATCTGCTGGTGCGCGCCAGCCGGGCGGGCCATCCGCCCAACGCCAGCTTTGAGCTGATCGCCAACGAAATGCCGGAACCGATCGCGGGAGAATTCCGGCAGGTATTCGAGCAGCAGCGCTTCGGCTTGCCGCTGCGCGACTGTCTGCTGAACCTGGCACAGCGGGTACCGGTGGTGGACGTCCAGTTTTTCGCCATCACGGTCATTGTGCAGAGCGAAAGCGGCGGAAATCTGGCGGAAATTCTGGAAAAGCTGGCCGGTATCATCCGCGAGCGCTTCCAACTGCAGCGGCAGGTCAAAATCCACACCGCCCAGGGGCGGATGACGCTGTGGGTACTGATGGGGCTGGCGCCGTTGCTGCTGCTCACCATGCTCGGGCTCAGTCACGATTTTGTGATGCCGCTGCTGACGGATCCGCTCGGGCGGATGATGCTGACGGTGGGAGTTGTGCTGCAGCTCATCGGTCTGTACTGGCTGAAAAAGATCATTGCGTTTGAGGTGTAG
- a CDS encoding type II secretion system F family protein → MSPVVLATVICGILALALFLMGAAMLHTDLPAVERLRLYLGLPARQRPKLAQQLEAALAPAAKLLPPSAQESSRTRQRLIQAGYREPRHLQIYFGVRAVLVLAPFLLLLAAGMARRAPLLLMAAPALGLVLPRFLLKRRVARRARRIGHSLPDVLDLLVICVEAGLGLDAAIQRVAKELKMLHPELCGELELLELELRAGVSRREALQHLGERCAVDDLRTLSAALIQTDQFGTSVGQALRAHSQSLRIERRQRLEEDAAKLSIKMLPVLALFVFPAVMIVVMGPAVIALVRHLGPLLTR, encoded by the coding sequence ATGTCACCCGTAGTTCTCGCCACTGTAATTTGCGGCATTTTGGCACTGGCGCTGTTCCTGATGGGCGCGGCGATGCTGCATACGGACTTGCCGGCGGTAGAACGGCTGCGGCTCTATCTGGGGTTACCGGCACGGCAGCGGCCCAAGCTGGCCCAACAACTGGAGGCGGCGCTGGCGCCGGCGGCCAAACTGCTGCCGCCCTCGGCACAGGAATCCAGCCGTACCCGCCAACGGCTGATCCAGGCGGGTTACCGGGAGCCGCGCCATCTCCAGATTTATTTTGGAGTGAGGGCGGTGCTGGTGCTGGCGCCCTTCCTGCTGCTGCTAGCCGCCGGCATGGCGCGGCGCGCACCGCTGCTATTGATGGCGGCTCCGGCACTGGGGTTGGTGTTGCCGCGTTTTCTGTTAAAACGGCGGGTGGCGCGGCGGGCACGCCGCATTGGCCATAGCCTACCCGACGTGCTCGACCTGCTGGTGATCTGCGTGGAAGCCGGGCTCGGCCTCGATGCGGCAATTCAGCGCGTGGCCAAGGAGTTGAAGATGCTGCATCCCGAACTGTGCGGCGAACTGGAACTGCTGGAGTTGGAACTGCGCGCCGGGGTATCACGGCGCGAAGCGCTCCAGCATCTGGGGGAGCGCTGCGCGGTGGACGACCTGCGCACGTTGTCCGCGGCCCTGATCCAGACGGATCAGTTTGGGACTAGTGTGGGACAGGCGCTGCGCGCACACTCGCAATCGCTGCGAATCGAGCGCCGCCAGAGGCTGGAGGAAGACGCCGCGAAGCTGAGCATCAAGATGCTGCCGGTGCTGGCGCTGTTCGTGTTCCCGGCGGTGATGATCGTGGTCATGGGGCCGGCGGTCATCGCGCTGGTTCGCCATCTCGGCCCGCTGCTCACACGCTGA
- a CDS encoding DUF192 domain-containing protein: MTSAINRTRGITLATNMTIAVTFFTRLRGLLGRRPEEFSTGEGLWIFPSKGVHALGMRFAIDAVYLDRNYRVVHCECGLRPGRLGAVCKRAAGVLELPAGTVVSSQTQVGDLVVFGGAGELR, encoded by the coding sequence ATGACGTCGGCGATCAATCGTACTCGTGGAATCACGCTGGCTACGAACATGACCATCGCGGTTACGTTCTTTACGCGGCTGCGGGGCCTGTTGGGGAGGCGCCCAGAGGAGTTCAGCACGGGCGAAGGGCTCTGGATCTTTCCCAGCAAGGGCGTGCATGCGCTGGGAATGCGCTTCGCCATCGACGCGGTGTATCTGGACCGCAACTACCGCGTGGTGCACTGCGAATGCGGCCTGCGGCCGGGACGCCTGGGCGCGGTATGTAAAAGAGCGGCGGGTGTGCTCGAATTGCCTGCCGGAACGGTGGTGTCGAGCCAGACGCAGGTGGGCGACCTGGTGGTGTTCGGCGGGGCAGGCGAGCTGCGTTAG
- a CDS encoding tetratricopeptide repeat protein — MKHPSLALLAVCLLLAGCDHNPQKAARALLAESQTYRQQGKFKSAEIEIRRALQLQPQSIAAYRALANLELQQQHWTTAYAALREIVNLNPQQFDAWLDLGRLYVRNQEWTEAQKAARTVLTAAGSSTAERAAAHQLFATTAAAQHDPAAARKQFQQVTTLQPQDPNAWVNLALADRGTGNLQAAAADLSHAIAVAPHAPLAWVDLVRLQQASHQAEAARVTLQRGLAANPGSAALWLQQADLDYDPARPAAAQHDLAILLQRQPHSPEAALAAGNWFATHDNGSAALATFQSALAANPASAPLQQAMLHTYLAAGQWRQAQALSQKLLHQQPDDEAALLAGARIQIVRGQTAKALPVLQTLARQYPGSAAVFYSLGQAEWQTGDRAHGLQHEQRANQLQPNQPSCLKLLCRMELASGDTGSALHFANLYRQSAVNDAEAHRLLGEVALRAGAPKQAVQEFTAAGLASSSSAADHVLLAQAAESAGQLSVALRQYQQALTLQPGSAAITGDIVHVQAVQQHWSVARATIAAYAAAHPRAAAGPWLAATLATAQHQDAAAVRSLHRALTLQPGFLQAELGLGRLRQQQGNWQRALYWYQQALQQQPDFAPLLTLIGNLYLQQRQWDQAQAYYRRALTAHPDFALAEANLAWVEAQQNRNLNDALSWAQRAAKSAPHQPSVQDTLGWVYYKLGSYQTALPILAACVAAAPRTPIYHFHLGMTQIAAGQRHDGAAQLREALSLDLAPPAAGQARAALRAAPR, encoded by the coding sequence ATGAAACACCCCTCTCTCGCGCTGCTTGCCGTTTGCCTCTTGCTCGCCGGCTGCGACCACAATCCACAGAAAGCGGCGCGTGCTCTGCTCGCCGAGAGCCAGACCTACCGCCAGCAGGGCAAATTCAAATCCGCGGAGATTGAAATCCGCCGCGCCCTCCAGCTTCAACCCCAATCTATCGCTGCTTACCGCGCGCTCGCCAATCTTGAACTCCAGCAGCAGCATTGGACTACCGCCTATGCCGCCCTGCGCGAAATTGTCAACCTCAATCCGCAGCAGTTCGATGCCTGGCTCGATCTCGGACGCCTTTACGTCCGTAATCAGGAATGGACGGAAGCGCAAAAAGCCGCCAGGACCGTGCTCACCGCCGCCGGCAGCAGCACCGCCGAACGCGCCGCGGCGCACCAGCTCTTCGCCACCACTGCTGCCGCCCAGCACGATCCGGCGGCGGCGCGGAAGCAATTTCAGCAAGTGACCACACTTCAGCCGCAGGACCCCAACGCTTGGGTCAATCTCGCTCTCGCGGATCGCGGTACCGGCAACCTCCAGGCAGCCGCCGCGGATCTCAGCCACGCCATCGCCGTCGCTCCGCACGCGCCTCTGGCTTGGGTCGATCTCGTGCGCCTGCAACAGGCCAGTCACCAGGCGGAAGCCGCGCGCGTTACTCTACAGCGTGGCCTTGCAGCCAACCCCGGCTCGGCCGCGCTTTGGCTGCAGCAGGCCGATCTCGACTACGACCCCGCTCGCCCAGCCGCTGCACAACACGATCTGGCCATATTGTTGCAGCGCCAGCCTCATTCTCCCGAAGCCGCCCTCGCAGCCGGCAACTGGTTTGCCACCCATGACAACGGGTCTGCCGCCCTTGCTACCTTCCAGTCCGCGCTTGCCGCCAACCCTGCCTCGGCCCCTCTGCAGCAGGCCATGCTGCACACCTATCTCGCCGCCGGTCAGTGGCGCCAAGCACAGGCGCTCAGCCAGAAGCTCCTGCACCAACAGCCAGACGACGAGGCCGCTTTGCTCGCAGGGGCCCGCATTCAGATCGTGCGCGGTCAGACCGCGAAAGCTCTTCCCGTATTGCAAACCCTTGCCCGGCAGTACCCCGGTTCTGCCGCAGTGTTCTACTCTTTGGGCCAGGCCGAGTGGCAAACCGGCGATCGTGCTCATGGTTTGCAGCACGAACAGCGCGCCAATCAGTTGCAACCGAATCAGCCCTCCTGTCTCAAGCTGTTGTGCCGCATGGAGCTCGCCTCCGGCGACACCGGCTCTGCCCTCCATTTCGCCAATCTCTACCGCCAGTCCGCCGTCAACGATGCCGAAGCCCACCGCCTTCTGGGGGAAGTCGCCTTGCGCGCCGGTGCGCCCAAACAGGCCGTTCAAGAGTTCACCGCCGCCGGCCTCGCCTCCTCCTCCAGTGCGGCTGACCACGTCCTGCTGGCCCAGGCCGCAGAATCGGCAGGCCAATTGTCCGTGGCCTTGCGCCAATATCAACAGGCTCTCACGTTGCAGCCCGGCTCTGCGGCGATTACCGGCGACATCGTTCACGTGCAAGCCGTCCAGCAGCATTGGTCCGTCGCGCGAGCCACCATCGCGGCTTATGCCGCCGCCCACCCGCGCGCCGCCGCCGGCCCTTGGCTTGCCGCCACGCTCGCGACCGCGCAGCACCAGGATGCCGCCGCGGTCCGTAGCCTGCACCGCGCACTCACCCTCCAGCCTGGTTTCCTGCAGGCGGAGCTCGGTCTGGGCCGGTTACGGCAGCAGCAGGGCAATTGGCAGCGCGCCCTCTATTGGTATCAGCAGGCGCTCCAGCAGCAACCGGATTTCGCTCCACTACTTACGCTGATTGGCAATCTCTACCTCCAGCAGCGCCAGTGGGATCAGGCTCAGGCGTATTACCGCCGCGCTCTCACGGCCCATCCCGATTTTGCCCTCGCCGAAGCCAATCTGGCCTGGGTCGAAGCCCAGCAAAATCGAAACCTCAATGACGCTCTAAGCTGGGCGCAGCGCGCGGCCAAATCGGCTCCCCACCAGCCCTCCGTTCAAGACACCCTCGGCTGGGTCTATTACAAGCTCGGCAGCTATCAGACCGCCCTTCCCATCCTCGCAGCCTGCGTCGCCGCCGCACCCCGCACGCCGATCTACCACTTTCATCTGGGCATGACCCAAATCGCCGCCGGCCAGCGTCACGATGGCGCCGCCCAGCTCCGCGAGGCGCTGTCGCTGGATCTCGCGCCGCCCGCAGCCGGTCAGGCGCGGGCCGCTCTTCGCGCCGCCCCCCGTTAA
- the epsI gene encoding EpsI family protein, with product MSDHDHQFGRLCALAALLFASALSMNVILRQAPRIPSRPLQQFPLRVGAWQGASLPLSGKTLAALDLHDYLNRVYFGPGQQVAGLYIAYYPQQTFGDDIHSPKNCLPGSGWEPIANGALTLTLPRGRISVNRYLVARGSQRELILYWFQQRGRVIRSEYWSKFYQVWDGLRQGRSDAALVRVAIPIQDNRSAAAVGADFIRQVMPRLQGFIPD from the coding sequence ATGTCTGACCACGATCACCAGTTCGGCCGCCTGTGCGCTCTCGCCGCGCTTCTGTTCGCCTCGGCTCTCAGCATGAACGTCATCCTGCGTCAGGCGCCGCGCATCCCCTCCCGTCCGCTGCAACAGTTCCCGCTGCGCGTCGGCGCCTGGCAGGGCGCGTCTCTGCCACTGTCCGGGAAGACGCTCGCCGCCCTCGATTTACATGACTATCTCAACCGCGTCTACTTTGGCCCCGGTCAGCAGGTGGCCGGCCTCTATATCGCCTATTACCCGCAGCAGACCTTCGGCGACGACATCCATTCGCCCAAAAATTGTCTCCCCGGCTCTGGCTGGGAGCCCATTGCCAACGGAGCCTTGACGCTCACTCTGCCGCGTGGCCGCATCAGTGTCAATCGTTATCTCGTCGCGCGCGGCAGCCAGCGCGAGCTGATCCTCTATTGGTTTCAGCAGCGGGGCCGGGTGATCCGCAGCGAATATTGGAGCAAGTTCTATCAGGTGTGGGATGGCCTCCGCCAGGGCCGCAGCGACGCCGCGCTGGTGCGCGTTGCCATCCCGATCCAGGACAATCGTTCGGCCGCCGCCGTTGGCGCGGACTTTATCCGCCAAGTCATGCCTCGGCTGCAAGGCTTCATCCCCGATTAA
- a CDS encoding exosortase/archaeosortase family protein encodes MSSPVLIAAPVAARHNVTRHWLGIGLLVASLLALYAPVFARLIAQWWSDPNYAYGFLVPPFCAWLVFERRHRLRALAVQPRAAGLLLVFAALGILLVGKLGSELLLTRASFLLMLAGLIVTLRGWRWLRALAFPLAFLGFMIPWPTLIYNLATIPLKNIATRTGVGLLAWTGLPILREGNLIILPAAMLDVVAACSGIRSLLALLALATAYGYLLEPSRWRRALLIAAMPPLAVLSNAVRIALTILLTFRFGDAASHGIWHMLTGLQVFAVALIGLVLLQRALHVRPEPRRVHV; translated from the coding sequence ATGAGCTCGCCGGTACTGATTGCTGCCCCGGTGGCGGCCCGGCACAACGTCACCCGCCACTGGCTCGGCATCGGTCTTTTGGTCGCCTCGCTGTTGGCGCTGTATGCACCCGTTTTCGCCCGCTTGATCGCCCAATGGTGGTCCGATCCCAACTATGCCTACGGTTTTCTCGTGCCGCCCTTCTGCGCATGGCTCGTCTTCGAGCGGCGCCACCGCTTGCGCGCCCTCGCCGTGCAGCCACGGGCTGCCGGCCTGCTGCTGGTCTTCGCTGCCTTGGGGATTTTGCTCGTCGGCAAGTTGGGTTCTGAGCTGCTCTTGACGCGTGCTTCGTTCCTTCTCATGCTGGCAGGGCTGATCGTGACCCTGCGCGGCTGGCGCTGGCTGCGGGCTCTGGCGTTTCCGCTCGCGTTCCTGGGCTTCATGATTCCCTGGCCCACCCTGATTTACAACCTTGCCACCATCCCGCTCAAAAACATCGCCACCCGCACCGGTGTCGGCCTGCTCGCCTGGACCGGTCTGCCCATCCTGCGGGAAGGCAATCTCATCATCCTGCCCGCTGCCATGCTCGATGTGGTCGCCGCCTGCAGCGGCATCCGTTCGTTGCTCGCCCTGCTCGCCCTCGCTACCGCGTATGGCTACCTGCTCGAGCCCTCGCGCTGGCGCCGTGCCCTGCTCATCGCCGCCATGCCTCCGCTCGCAGTCCTCAGCAATGCCGTCCGCATCGCGCTCACCATCCTGCTCACCTTTCGTTTCGGCGACGCCGCCAGCCACGGCATTTGGCACATGCTGACCGGCCTGCAGGTGTTTGCTGTAGCCCTCATCGGCCTGGTGCTGCTGCAGCGTGCCCTGCACGTCCGACCGGAGCCTCGGAGGGTTCATGTCTGA
- a CDS encoding glycosyltransferase has translation MKPPLVLHVEVGGDYGGSLRALELYLKYCDRARCRHDLLLYYPVEGMERLRLLVRCLHVLEPRAPQPHAPSPLRRPTCLRGLEPWMKLGAHLPLARRLAHMVRASGCDLIHCNNTFTYQAPTLLAARWAGVPVAAHIRNPLHEGAYERWLAKFATLFLPLHAGQEEQLRRLGVHGSIVRCPDGIELPPALSCRAEAIRRQWLPEGGLLLGTLGRLDVQKGYDALIAAAARVLPSHPRARLVIFGEGAERPQLAAAIPRLSLESRVALAGFASDRANVLAALDLFVCSSRWEGVPLSVLEAMLAAVPVVATQVALAGEPRLLPLLAAPAAAPGSEALAAAMDYALRHREEARARAATAHAWVERAFAPGPAAARLDAALVRSATPGVSTVVRNYYETAYQQPRWQPQAQPAAPGSRFTKMWYRAVERHVLPRLDLAGRRVLEVGCGFGWLAPLLDAAGARYVGVELAESALRQFPRNLAASTPVLADACHLPFRRACFDVILCLEVLEHIPHQQALLAEIFRVAAPGATVVLTTPSYSNFYLPLKLLADAGSRACRRYLTHQPIDHLQFAFGLRSQFARYGQIIEQRAIRLHPPFCERLDARFGPGRGPARLNDWLFDLERCRGASFPWRYFGLHTCFVLRAATPPGAQGAMRMSV, from the coding sequence ATGAAACCGCCTTTGGTTCTACATGTCGAAGTCGGCGGCGACTACGGCGGTTCGCTGCGCGCCCTGGAGCTGTACTTGAAGTATTGCGATCGCGCCCGCTGCCGTCATGACCTGCTGCTTTACTATCCGGTCGAAGGCATGGAGCGCCTGCGGCTGCTGGTGCGCTGCCTGCACGTGCTGGAGCCGCGTGCTCCGCAACCGCACGCGCCAAGCCCCCTTCGCCGGCCAACATGTCTGCGCGGCCTTGAGCCGTGGATGAAACTCGGCGCCCATCTGCCGCTTGCCCGCCGCCTCGCACATATGGTTCGAGCTTCCGGATGCGATCTCATCCACTGCAACAACACCTTCACCTATCAAGCCCCCACGCTGCTGGCGGCCCGCTGGGCCGGCGTGCCGGTCGCTGCTCACATTCGCAATCCGCTCCATGAGGGTGCCTACGAGCGCTGGCTGGCGAAATTTGCGACGTTATTTCTGCCCCTGCACGCGGGCCAGGAAGAACAGTTGCGCCGCCTGGGCGTGCACGGCAGCATCGTTCGTTGTCCGGACGGTATCGAGTTGCCACCGGCACTTTCCTGTCGCGCCGAAGCTATACGCCGCCAATGGCTGCCCGAGGGCGGGCTCTTGCTTGGCACGCTCGGCCGCCTTGACGTTCAAAAGGGCTATGACGCGCTGATCGCAGCCGCCGCCCGCGTTTTGCCCAGCCATCCCCGCGCCCGCCTGGTCATCTTCGGCGAAGGCGCGGAGCGTCCGCAATTGGCTGCCGCCATCCCGCGGCTTTCTTTGGAATCGCGCGTGGCGCTGGCCGGCTTTGCCTCCGATCGTGCCAACGTCCTCGCCGCCCTCGATCTATTCGTCTGCTCCTCGCGCTGGGAGGGGGTGCCCCTCTCGGTTCTCGAAGCCATGCTCGCGGCTGTGCCAGTGGTCGCAACCCAGGTGGCTCTGGCTGGTGAGCCGCGCCTGCTGCCCCTGCTCGCCGCCCCCGCTGCCGCCCCCGGCTCTGAAGCCTTGGCCGCCGCGATGGACTACGCCCTGCGGCATCGCGAAGAGGCGCGGGCTCGCGCCGCAACTGCGCATGCGTGGGTCGAGCGTGCATTTGCCCCGGGACCGGCTGCCGCACGTCTCGATGCCGCCCTGGTCCGTTCAGCAACCCCTGGCGTATCTACCGTTGTCCGCAACTATTACGAGACTGCTTATCAGCAGCCGCGCTGGCAGCCCCAAGCCCAGCCCGCTGCGCCAGGCAGCCGCTTCACCAAAATGTGGTACCGCGCCGTTGAGCGCCACGTGCTGCCGCGGCTCGACCTCGCCGGCCGCCGGGTGCTTGAGGTTGGCTGCGGCTTCGGCTGGCTGGCGCCACTTTTGGATGCCGCCGGCGCCCGCTACGTCGGCGTGGAGCTGGCCGAGAGCGCCTTGCGCCAGTTTCCCCGCAATCTTGCCGCCAGCACACCCGTTCTGGCCGATGCCTGCCACCTGCCTTTCCGTCGCGCCTGTTTCGACGTAATCCTCTGCCTCGAAGTTCTGGAGCACATCCCACACCAGCAGGCCTTGCTCGCAGAGATCTTCCGCGTAGCCGCACCCGGCGCGACCGTCGTCCTGACCACTCCCAGCTACAGTAACTTCTATCTGCCGCTCAAACTGCTCGCCGATGCCGGCTCGCGTGCGTGCCGTCGCTATCTGACCCACCAGCCCATCGATCACCTGCAGTTCGCATTCGGCCTGCGTTCCCAGTTTGCGCGCTACGGCCAGATCATCGAACAACGCGCCATCCGCCTGCATCCGCCCTTCTGCGAACGCCTCGATGCTCGCTTTGGCCCCGGCCGCGGCCCTGCGCGCCTTAACGATTGGTTATTTGACCTCGAACGCTGCCGCGGCGCCAGCTTCCCTTGGCGTTACTTCGGCCTGCACACCTGTTTCGTCCTCCGTGCGGCCACACCGCCAGGCGCGCAAGGCGCCATGAGGATGAGCGTATGA
- a CDS encoding glycosyltransferase has protein sequence MRLLYIALDCPVPANNGLRLRTSMTLRALRAHGCRVSLLCLQSPAGLQDPVELQDLCDAYWLLENQISSLSHGGGWGGRLRAALSSLPYAAWRFRSSSSRRLLQQLCTSPGWDAILCDTVYSAVDLPITVAPLIINHHNLEHRIFDTYCQTETGRWKRALAAWEAAKVRRWEIKVGQRTALNWVCSRVDQDGLRQQQPGARIQVVPNVAPEEPASVDAEDDLVVFQGALDWFPNRDAVQFFLAEVWPRILQARPTARFLIVGRNPPAAFLARHRRAPHVSFTGTVPETAPYLARAAVAVAPLRIGSGTRLKILEAAALGKPTVATPLGAEGLAFTPGTEILLALEPAAFAAAVLHLLGSSDLRCRMGAAAQARIYAEYDFAALCRSIQAGLRALTKNREAPATASAGPVRCEG, from the coding sequence ATGCGCTTGCTCTACATCGCGCTCGATTGTCCGGTGCCAGCCAACAATGGCCTGCGCCTGCGTACCTCGATGACCCTCCGCGCCCTGCGGGCGCACGGCTGCCGGGTCTCTTTGCTCTGCTTACAATCCCCCGCTGGCCTGCAGGATCCGGTGGAGCTGCAGGATCTCTGTGACGCCTACTGGTTGCTGGAGAACCAAATCAGCAGCCTCAGCCACGGCGGCGGCTGGGGCGGCCGCCTCCGAGCCGCCTTGTCCTCTTTGCCCTACGCCGCCTGGCGCTTCCGCTCCTCCTCGTCGCGCAGACTTCTGCAGCAGCTTTGCACCAGTCCCGGTTGGGATGCGATCCTCTGCGACACCGTCTACAGCGCCGTGGATCTCCCCATCACGGTGGCGCCGCTCATCATCAATCATCATAATCTCGAACACCGCATCTTCGATACCTATTGTCAGACCGAAACCGGTCGCTGGAAACGGGCCCTGGCCGCTTGGGAAGCCGCCAAGGTGCGGCGCTGGGAGATCAAGGTGGGGCAACGCACGGCGCTCAACTGGGTCTGTTCCCGTGTCGATCAAGACGGCCTGCGCCAACAGCAACCTGGCGCCCGTATTCAGGTCGTGCCCAACGTCGCTCCGGAAGAGCCAGCGAGTGTGGACGCCGAAGACGATCTGGTTGTCTTCCAGGGTGCCTTGGACTGGTTTCCCAATCGCGATGCCGTGCAGTTTTTCCTGGCCGAGGTCTGGCCCCGCATCCTGCAGGCGCGGCCCACGGCGCGCTTCCTGATCGTCGGCCGTAACCCTCCCGCGGCCTTCCTGGCACGCCACCGCCGGGCTCCACACGTGAGCTTCACCGGCACCGTGCCGGAGACAGCCCCCTACCTCGCCCGCGCTGCCGTCGCCGTGGCCCCTTTACGCATCGGCAGTGGAACGCGGTTGAAAATTCTCGAAGCCGCTGCTCTGGGCAAGCCTACCGTCGCCACGCCGTTAGGCGCCGAAGGCCTCGCCTTCACGCCAGGCACGGAGATTCTTCTTGCCCTCGAGCCGGCGGCCTTCGCGGCCGCTGTCCTGCACCTGCTCGGATCATCCGACCTGCGCTGCCGCATGGGTGCCGCCGCGCAGGCGCGCATCTACGCAGAGTATGATTTTGCCGCGCTGTGCCGCAGCATCCAGGCGGGCCTTCGTGCCTTGACGAAAAACCGCGAAGCGCCGGCCACCGCGTCCGCCGGACCCGTGCGGTGCGAGGGCTAG
- a CDS encoding glycosyltransferase, whose protein sequence is MTTRTSRLRVLHCSLSQVRGGAEEHMLTLLRGLDPGRFELNLSCPPALLSHLPDLPAHVRLAPPPPRQAWRTAAGWRWRQSLRRERIQIVHAHLSSASRAVMPWVALTPGAVLVETPHVREDWRRGWKRSSWLDRAAGCGVAGYIAVSAANAIYLRQDRRLPEHKIRLIRNGINLQALQQAMAVQSDPRPELGIPPSEVLLVCAARLEPQKGHALLLEALARLRAAGGASFRLVCLGEGSLHARLQQQAQSLGLGAQVLFPGYCTHVAAWLAVADLFVLPSHYEGLPLAAMEAAAAGCVIVATAVDGTPEVVGDGRNGLLVPPGNAGALAQALGRLIADPQLRRQLGEHGRQRALREFDQQRQIAATADYYAELAVMHGLAPAATQSRLTPVRPVMGGRHG, encoded by the coding sequence ATGACCACACGCACAAGCCGGCTCCGGGTTTTGCACTGCAGCCTGTCGCAGGTGCGCGGCGGCGCCGAAGAGCACATGCTGACGCTGCTGCGCGGCCTCGACCCCGGACGCTTTGAACTTAATCTGAGCTGCCCCCCGGCGCTGCTGTCGCACCTGCCGGATTTGCCGGCCCATGTCCGGCTCGCCCCTCCACCTCCGCGTCAGGCCTGGCGCACGGCGGCCGGATGGCGTTGGCGGCAATCCCTGCGCCGCGAGCGCATCCAGATTGTTCACGCGCATCTGTCCAGCGCCAGCCGCGCCGTCATGCCCTGGGTGGCGCTGACACCCGGCGCCGTGTTGGTAGAGACACCGCACGTACGCGAAGACTGGCGCCGGGGCTGGAAGCGCAGCTCCTGGCTCGATCGTGCCGCCGGCTGCGGCGTTGCCGGATATATTGCGGTCTCGGCCGCCAATGCCATCTATCTCCGCCAGGATCGCCGACTGCCGGAGCACAAGATCCGCCTCATCCGCAATGGCATTAACCTGCAGGCTCTGCAGCAGGCGATGGCGGTGCAGTCCGACCCGCGCCCGGAGCTCGGTATCCCGCCCAGCGAAGTTCTCTTGGTCTGCGCCGCACGGTTGGAGCCGCAGAAGGGGCACGCCCTTCTGCTCGAGGCGCTGGCACGCCTCCGGGCTGCGGGTGGCGCCTCGTTCCGTCTGGTCTGCCTGGGCGAGGGATCCTTGCATGCGCGCCTGCAGCAACAGGCACAAAGCTTAGGCCTGGGCGCGCAGGTGTTGTTTCCGGGCTATTGCACTCACGTCGCGGCTTGGCTCGCCGTTGCTGACCTTTTCGTGCTGCCCTCGCACTATGAAGGCTTGCCCCTGGCCGCGATGGAAGCCGCCGCGGCCGGTTGCGTCATCGTCGCTACGGCGGTCGACGGCACGCCCGAGGTCGTCGGTGATGGACGCAACGGCTTGCTCGTTCCTCCCGGCAATGCCGGGGCGCTCGCCCAGGCGCTGGGCCGCCTGATCGCCGATCCGCAGTTGCGCCGCCAACTGGGCGAGCACGGGCGGCAGCGCGCCCTGCGCGAGTTCGATCAGCAGCGCCAGATTGCCGCCACCGCCGATTACTACGCCGAACTTGCCGTGATGCATGGCCTGGCGCCGGCGGCCACTCAGTCCAGGCTAACGCCGGTCCGTCCGGTAATGGGAGGGCGCCACGGCTGA